CCAAGGGTTGTTTTTAATATCCGCGGGTTGAAGGAagtgaccccaaataacatgatatttttccccTGAGAAACGAATTTTTCCAGAAAACTCGGATTTTACCCCCTGGAACACGATTTTTACCCTGAAACGCGATTGGGATAGTTTTTGGCTAGTTTTGAGAGCAATCGgtcgggttttgttgtgaaaacctggcagcCCTGGTCACGGGGAGGTGCCGCGCATTTCCTGTTGAGGAAGCGGTCTCTCTCTGCAGCTGTACTGCCATGTCGGactgattttatacaattatatccatatttgtgtttcttttATACATTGTCTTCAGCCTTAACAACCAAAAAAATGTCAGACACTGGAAATCGTTTGCGTAAATTGCTGGAATCCCCTAATTTTGATCCTCAGTCGTACGTGAAGCAGCTCTCGCAGCAGTCGGACGGTGACCGAGATTTACAAGAACACCGTCAAAAAATACAAACACTCGCCGACGAAACCGCACAAAACCTGaagaaaaatgtttataaaaactaCAGACAGTTTATTGAGACAGCCAAGGAGATTTCCTACCTGGAAAGTGAGATGTATCAGCTCAGTCACATTCTCACTGAGCAGAAGAGCATAATGGAGAGCATTACACAGTCTCTCCTGTCCACAGATAAAGATGAAACAGCCAAAGAGATGCTCACAGCTTCCCAAAGGAAACAGAAGAGGTCAAACAAAGAACCCTAACCACACTTTTGGAAAAAGTGGAGGGATGCAAGAACATCATGGAAACCCCAGGCAGATATCTGGTCTATAATGGTGATCTTTTGGAGTATGACGTAGACAACATGTCGCAGATCCAAAAGGTCCATGCGTTCCTGATGAACGATTGCTTGCTAATTGCAACCTGGTTGGCAAACAGGCGCGGAGCTGTGAAGTACAAATACAATGCATTGTATGATCTGGAAAGCTTTGCGGTTGTAAACGTGAAAGACAACCCTCCGATGAAAGACATGTTCAAAATCCTCATGTTCCCAGACAGCCGCATCTTCAAAGCTGAGAACAGCAAAATCAAGAAAGAGTGGCTTGAGATCCTGGaggaaacaaagaaaaacaaagtgGCAAAAGAAAAGCACAAAAAGGAAGAGGAGGTGCCAACGTCACCAGTGAGACAGGAAGTCTCCACAAACCCATTCGATGATGACGAACCTCTGGATTCAGAGGAGCTGGTGGATCTGAGTCCCGAATGGATCCAGGAGCTTCCAGAAGACCTTGACGTGTGCATCGCTCAGAGAGACTTTGAGGGTGCTGTTGATCTTCTGGATAAACTAAATGAATATCTGAAGGAGCAACCAGTGAGCCCACGGGTGAAGGAGCTCAGGGGGAAGGTGGATGAGCGCGTTCGGCAGCTGACTGAGGTTCTGGTGTTTGAACTCTCGCCTGATCGCTCTCTCCGTGGAGGACCTAAAGCCACACGGCGAGCTGTATCCCAGCTCATTCGACTGGGCCAGTCCACGAAGGCCTGTGAGCTCTTTTTGAAAAACAGAGCAGCAGCCGTCCAGACCGCCATCCGACAGCTTCGCATCGAAGGAGCCAC
Above is a window of Megalobrama amblycephala isolate DHTTF-2021 linkage group LG11, ASM1881202v1, whole genome shotgun sequence DNA encoding:
- the exoc8 gene encoding LOW QUALITY PROTEIN: exocyst complex component 8 (The sequence of the model RefSeq protein was modified relative to this genomic sequence to represent the inferred CDS: inserted 1 base in 1 codon; substituted 2 bases at 2 genomic stop codons) codes for the protein MSDTGNRLRKLLESPNFDPQSYVKQLSQQSDGDRDLQEHRQKIQTLADETAQNLKKNVYKNYRQFIETAKEISYLESEMYQLSHILTEQKSIMESITQSLLSXRXRXNSQRDAHSFPKETEEVKQRTLTTLLEKVEGCKNIMETPGRYLVYNGDLLEYDVDNMSQIQKVHAFLMNDCLLIATWLANRRGAVKYKYNALYDLESFAVVNVKDNPPMKDMFKILMFPDSRIFKAENSKIKKEWLEILEETKKNKVAKEKHKKEEEVPTSPVRQEVSTNPFDDDEPLDSEELVDLSPEWIQELPEDLDVCIAQRDFEGAVDLLDKLNEYLKEQPVSPRVKELRGKVDERVRQLTEVLVFELSPDRSLRGGPKATRRAVSQLIRLGQSTKACELFLKNRAAAVQTAIRQLRIEGATLLYIQKLCNIFFTSLLETAKEFETDFAGNTGCYSAFVVWSRSVMKMFVDAFSKQVFDSKESLSTAAECVKFASEHCKQLSEIGLDLTFILQSLLVKDIRAALQSQKDIIIEATRHRNSEEMWRRMNLMTPEALAKLKDEMRSCGIGSFDQYTGEDCWVNLSYTIVAFTKQMMAFLEEGLKLYFPELHMVFLESLREIILVAVQHVDYSLRCEQETEKKAFILQNASFLHETVLPVVERRFEEGVGKPAKQLQDLRKSSRPVRVNPDSTMSVV